From Levilactobacillus zymae, a single genomic window includes:
- a CDS encoding DUF1097 domain-containing protein, translated as MIKHRLTKELWYSSIGVGLFTLFYSLIMTSFHLWMGAAAFITASYFFGIGCPDDKVWNIVGSFVMGIIWALISVTLLQNPLIAQLWPSAVMFGFMTFLAIFLQGTVMTFTLVPAWLIAWGTSMVIVSNVAITNWWLFVVELFISMLMGIFFIAYGSNIFSKVVDKWFTTKKAPQPDETPDDPDDEVASRVDE; from the coding sequence ATCATCAAGCATCGACTAACCAAAGAACTGTGGTATTCCTCAATTGGGGTCGGGTTATTTACCCTCTTTTACAGTTTAATCATGACGTCCTTTCACCTTTGGATGGGCGCCGCTGCCTTTATTACCGCTTCTTATTTCTTCGGCATCGGGTGCCCGGACGATAAGGTGTGGAACATCGTGGGGAGTTTTGTGATGGGGATTATCTGGGCCCTCATCTCGGTGACGCTGTTGCAAAATCCGCTCATCGCCCAACTCTGGCCATCCGCCGTAATGTTTGGGTTCATGACCTTTCTGGCCATCTTCCTCCAGGGAACGGTCATGACGTTTACGTTGGTTCCCGCCTGGTTGATTGCCTGGGGGACCTCCATGGTGATTGTGTCCAACGTGGCCATCACTAACTGGTGGCTCTTCGTGGTCGAACTCTTTATCTCCATGTTGATGGGGATCTTCTTCATCGCCTACGGGTCCAACATCTTTAGTAAGGTCGTGGACAAGTGGTTTACCACTAAAAAGGCGCCGCAGCCAGACGAAACACCGGATGATCCAGACGACGAGGTAGCGTCGCGGGTAGACGAGTAA
- a CDS encoding cysteine desulfurase has translation MVSNGIEVTQDFAILTQRVNDEPLTYLDNAATTQKPRQVIAALTRFYQHDNANVHRGIHTLAARATAQYEAARGKVQHFIHAAEPAEVIFTKGTTDGLNLVASTYGEAHVQAGDEIVISIMEHHSNLIPWQQLALRKHATLKYIGLTAEGELDLADAAQKITDKTKIVALTHASNVLGTVTPLKRLARLAHHHGAVIVGDGAQAAPHLKVDVQDLDVDFYAFSGHKMLGPTGIGVLYGKRALLDATEPYQYGGEMIDLVTRDASTWTALPWKFEAGTPNIAGAIGLGAAVDYLEAIGMDRVAAHEHHLVAELLPKLLDLDDLDVYGPHDPTKHTGVFAFNIKGLHPHDVATALDMDGVAVRAGHHCAQPLMQELHQVATVRASFYLYNTSADINRLLNAIQEVKEFFSHGSVEAK, from the coding sequence ATGGTTAGCAATGGGATTGAGGTTACCCAAGATTTCGCGATTTTAACCCAACGCGTCAACGATGAACCGTTAACTTATCTGGATAACGCGGCTACGACGCAAAAGCCCCGCCAGGTGATTGCCGCGCTAACTCGGTTCTACCAACACGATAACGCCAACGTGCACCGGGGAATCCATACTTTGGCAGCACGGGCCACGGCGCAGTACGAAGCTGCCCGGGGGAAGGTCCAGCACTTCATCCACGCCGCCGAACCCGCCGAGGTGATCTTTACTAAGGGCACTACGGACGGGTTGAACCTGGTTGCTAGCACCTACGGGGAGGCCCACGTCCAGGCCGGTGACGAAATTGTGATCTCCATCATGGAACACCACAGCAATCTGATCCCCTGGCAACAGCTGGCGCTAAGGAAGCACGCCACGTTGAAGTACATCGGACTGACCGCCGAGGGGGAACTCGACTTGGCCGATGCCGCACAAAAAATCACCGATAAGACCAAAATCGTGGCGCTGACTCACGCCAGCAACGTCTTGGGCACCGTCACGCCGCTCAAACGGTTGGCCCGGTTGGCTCACCACCACGGTGCCGTAATCGTGGGGGATGGTGCCCAGGCCGCGCCCCACCTGAAGGTCGACGTGCAGGACTTGGACGTCGACTTCTACGCCTTCTCCGGGCACAAGATGCTGGGTCCGACCGGTATCGGGGTCCTGTACGGCAAACGGGCCTTGCTTGACGCGACCGAGCCGTACCAGTACGGTGGGGAAATGATTGACTTGGTGACCCGCGACGCGAGTACCTGGACGGCGTTACCCTGGAAGTTTGAGGCTGGCACGCCCAATATCGCCGGGGCAATTGGCTTAGGCGCCGCCGTCGATTACCTGGAAGCCATCGGGATGGACCGGGTGGCCGCTCACGAACATCACTTAGTCGCCGAGCTCTTACCGAAGCTACTCGACCTGGATGACCTCGACGTTTACGGGCCTCACGATCCGACCAAACACACCGGCGTGTTTGCCTTTAATATCAAGGGCCTCCACCCGCACGACGTCGCCACCGCCCTAGACATGGACGGGGTGGCCGTCCGGGCGGGCCACCACTGTGCTCAACCATTAATGCAGGAATTACACCAGGTTGCCACGGTGCGGGCGAGTTTCTACCTCTACAACACCTCAGCCGACATCAACCGGTTGTTGAACGCTATTCAAGAAGTAAAGGAGTTCTTTAGTCATGGGTCTGTCGAAGCTAAATAG
- a CDS encoding pyridoxamine 5'-phosphate oxidase, with the protein MDLTLFKEVKATTNKIALSTALDNQADVKIVNFVWDEQSPDTLFFSSVKTSEAIASYEQQPDVALITIPNDGTPGNPFLRAKHVKLTSSTRTMQDLLPLYLATVPHYQQVWDAIGDTLVVFELKLGDVKADPGLGRTKEIIQFKA; encoded by the coding sequence ATGGATTTAACGTTATTTAAAGAAGTGAAAGCGACGACCAACAAGATTGCGCTGAGTACGGCCTTGGATAATCAGGCCGATGTGAAGATCGTGAACTTCGTGTGGGACGAGCAATCGCCCGACACCCTGTTCTTTTCGTCCGTCAAGACCAGTGAGGCCATTGCCAGTTACGAGCAACAGCCGGACGTTGCGTTGATTACCATTCCGAATGACGGGACGCCGGGAAACCCCTTCCTGCGCGCCAAGCACGTTAAGTTAACGTCATCGACGCGGACCATGCAAGACCTACTGCCGTTATACCTCGCCACGGTACCCCACTATCAACAGGTCTGGGACGCCATCGGGGATACTTTGGTGGTCTTTGAATTGAAATTAGGGGACGTCAAGGCCGACCCGGGATTGGGGCGGACCAAGGAAATCATCCAATTTAAGGCCTAG
- a CDS encoding metal-sulfur cluster assembly factor, with product MAQPEIQTNSAVADTVVQQLETVIDPELGVDIVNLGLIYGVAVNAAGHCLLTMTLTTMGCPIGNLLAERIRQAVTQVATVQTCDINLVWEPAWTTERMSRYARVALGLHG from the coding sequence ATGGCACAACCAGAGATTCAAACCAATTCGGCGGTGGCAGACACCGTGGTTCAGCAACTCGAAACCGTGATTGATCCCGAATTAGGGGTGGATATTGTGAATTTGGGGCTAATTTATGGCGTTGCCGTGAACGCAGCGGGGCATTGTCTGCTAACCATGACGTTGACCACGATGGGGTGTCCCATCGGAAATCTACTGGCCGAACGCATTCGGCAGGCCGTGACCCAGGTGGCAACGGTCCAGACGTGTGACATTAATTTGGTGTGGGAACCGGCCTGGACCACCGAGCGAATGAGTCGGTATGCCAGAGTCGCGTTGGGCCTACACGGATAA
- a CDS encoding LacI family DNA-binding transcriptional regulator, which produces MAKKVTITDIARAAGISPTTVSLILNGKGDRFSAATCRRVFALRDQLGYHVEKNLSQRHGKRQLMRVGIVIPDLSQSFYDGVIAGIQAAAGDIQVVVYEAPTSEKTHQLFDEPVDGLIFCEPHMATQQLKNWGEAAQVLVIVVNSQASLEDSDVWIDWHQVGKLAADYLLANGHREIAVVLPVGHQATNPNVIAGFKEGLNEYHVTLPDEALYTTIPTLAAGYNLTR; this is translated from the coding sequence ATGGCAAAAAAGGTGACGATTACAGATATTGCCCGGGCAGCGGGGATTTCACCGACGACGGTATCCTTAATCTTGAATGGTAAGGGTGATCGGTTTAGCGCGGCGACTTGCCGGCGGGTTTTTGCATTGCGTGATCAGTTAGGGTATCACGTGGAGAAGAACTTGTCGCAACGCCATGGTAAACGGCAATTAATGCGCGTGGGTATTGTGATCCCCGACCTGAGCCAATCCTTTTATGACGGCGTGATTGCGGGGATCCAGGCCGCAGCCGGAGATATTCAGGTGGTGGTGTACGAAGCGCCCACGTCGGAAAAAACTCATCAGTTATTCGATGAACCGGTGGATGGCCTGATTTTCTGTGAACCGCACATGGCGACCCAGCAACTCAAAAACTGGGGGGAAGCCGCCCAGGTCCTGGTGATCGTCGTCAACAGCCAAGCCAGTCTGGAGGATTCGGATGTCTGGATTGACTGGCACCAGGTGGGAAAGCTGGCGGCGGATTATCTGCTGGCGAACGGCCACCGCGAAATTGCGGTGGTGTTACCGGTGGGGCATCAGGCGACGAATCCCAACGTGATTGCCGGCTTCAAGGAAGGGTTAAACGAATACCATGTGACGTTGCCGGATGAGGCCCTCTATACCACGATTCCTACTCTGGCGGCGGGCTATAATTTAACGCGTTAG
- a CDS encoding helix-turn-helix transcriptional regulator: protein MDIDVFINRRKALKLSQVKLCKGICTQATLSKFENNNRIPSLTILSQLCARLGITVDELYQDQEETTSRLTRELDQLERRLMTEDYQYVLGGLAKLHEDQIESIPLRMQFYYLRGIVNTLVNRQPDQILFDFSRILNDLDERHQTILTQLAFLGSGILYARRHELAQATFYFEKVRHYLAALNVSEVTVQENNYHLRVLTLIYYTAAFYAENADYKLSNQLVTLVLKICSQQHVTYYLPRLKFLAAQNAVAEHRSQDLINQLLDEALAFARLNRNAVIEGKIATLRQQLQAGPTQSPEK, encoded by the coding sequence GTGGACATCGATGTGTTTATTAATCGACGGAAGGCCCTAAAGCTTTCGCAGGTTAAACTCTGCAAGGGGATTTGTACGCAGGCGACGTTGAGTAAGTTTGAAAATAATAACCGAATTCCCTCCTTGACGATTCTTAGCCAGCTCTGTGCGCGACTAGGTATTACCGTCGATGAGTTGTATCAGGATCAAGAAGAAACTACGTCGCGGCTCACCCGGGAGCTGGACCAACTCGAAAGGCGGCTGATGACGGAAGACTACCAGTACGTTTTGGGTGGCCTGGCCAAGCTGCACGAAGACCAGATTGAGTCGATTCCGTTAAGGATGCAATTCTACTACCTGCGCGGAATCGTGAACACGCTGGTGAACCGGCAGCCGGATCAGATTTTGTTTGATTTTTCCCGGATCCTCAACGATCTCGACGAGCGGCACCAAACGATTCTGACCCAACTGGCCTTCCTGGGCTCGGGAATTCTGTACGCGCGGCGTCACGAGCTCGCGCAGGCGACCTTTTATTTCGAGAAGGTCCGACACTATCTCGCCGCGCTGAACGTCAGCGAGGTAACCGTCCAGGAAAACAACTACCACCTGCGGGTTTTGACGTTGATCTATTACACGGCGGCGTTTTATGCCGAAAACGCCGACTATAAGTTGAGCAACCAATTGGTGACCTTGGTGTTGAAGATCTGCTCGCAACAACACGTGACCTATTACCTGCCCCGGTTGAAGTTCCTGGCCGCACAAAACGCCGTGGCGGAACACCGGTCGCAGGACCTGATCAACCAACTGCTAGACGAGGCGCTGGCTTTCGCGCGGCTCAACCGCAACGCTGTGATCGAGGGCAAGATTGCAACCTTACGGCAACAGTTGCAAGCAGGCCCCACCCAGTCACCGGAGAAATAG
- a CDS encoding amino acid ABC transporter ATP-binding protein, which yields MADTAIKVHVQDLHKSYGDTEVLKGLNLDVKNNEVVCMIGPSGSGKSTFLRCLTNLEVPSQGQIVINGHDLSDPQTNIDLVRENIGMVFQHFNLFPNMNVLQNITLAPIQLKKMTPAEADKTGRELLDQVGLADKATALPTALSGGQQQRVAIARALAMHPKIMLFDEPTSALDPEMVGDVLDVMKQLARDGMTMIVVTHEMGFAKEVADRVVFMADGLIRESGAPQDIFEHPKNPRLQDFLNKVINV from the coding sequence ATGGCTGATACAGCAATTAAAGTGCACGTCCAAGATCTCCACAAGAGTTACGGGGACACCGAGGTCCTCAAGGGACTCAATTTGGACGTCAAAAATAACGAAGTCGTTTGCATGATTGGGCCGTCCGGGTCCGGGAAAAGTACCTTTCTGCGGTGCCTGACCAACCTCGAAGTCCCTTCACAAGGTCAAATCGTCATCAACGGCCACGACCTTTCCGATCCCCAGACTAACATCGACTTGGTCCGGGAAAACATCGGCATGGTCTTTCAACACTTCAACCTATTTCCCAACATGAACGTCTTGCAAAACATCACCCTGGCGCCCATCCAGCTGAAGAAGATGACCCCGGCCGAAGCGGATAAAACCGGGCGGGAGCTGCTCGATCAAGTGGGCTTAGCCGACAAGGCGACGGCCCTCCCGACCGCGCTTTCCGGGGGGCAACAACAACGGGTCGCCATCGCGCGAGCCTTAGCCATGCACCCCAAGATCATGTTGTTTGACGAACCCACGTCCGCACTGGATCCCGAAATGGTCGGCGACGTGCTGGATGTCATGAAGCAACTGGCTCGTGACGGTATGACCATGATCGTGGTCACCCACGAAATGGGCTTCGCCAAGGAAGTGGCCGATCGGGTCGTCTTTATGGCCGACGGGCTGATTCGTGAGAGTGGCGCGCCCCAGGACATCTTCGAACACCCTAAGAATCCGCGATTACAAGACTTCTTAAATAAAGTGATCAACGTTTAG
- the sufB gene encoding Fe-S cluster assembly protein SufB, which produces MPEVPEVIQNDHDYEYGFHDDVTPAYSTGRGLTEETVRQISAAKHEPQWMLDYRLHAYEIYKKLPLPKYGPDLSKLDLKDMLYYQKMTDKKFRDWNDVPDDLKKTFDRLGVPEAERKYLAGSSAQYESEVVYHNMRDDFAKLGIIFTDTDTALHDYPELFKKWFGKLVQPTDNKFAALNAAVWSGGSFIYVPKGVQTQTPIQSYFRLNAENSGQFERTLIIVDEGARVDYVEGCTAPNYSSDSLHAAVVEVNVQKDAYCRYTTIQNWSDNVYSLETKRAAAGQNATMEWVDGNLGSKVTMKYPSVYLNGEGARGTMLSIAVASNGIHQDSGARMIHNAKNTSSSIVSKSISRTGGSTDYRGTVRFGEHADGSKAHVECDTIIMDDQSSSDTIPYNEIYNANVSMEHEAKVSKISAEQLYYLMSRGISEAKATEMIIMGFVEPFTKQLPMEYAVELNRLISFEMEGSIG; this is translated from the coding sequence ATGCCAGAAGTCCCCGAGGTAATCCAAAACGATCACGATTACGAATACGGGTTCCACGACGACGTCACCCCGGCCTATTCCACGGGCCGAGGGTTGACCGAAGAGACGGTTCGCCAGATTTCCGCCGCCAAGCACGAACCCCAGTGGATGCTGGATTACCGGTTGCACGCCTACGAAATTTATAAGAAATTACCGCTGCCTAAGTACGGTCCGGACCTGTCGAAGCTGGACTTAAAGGACATGTTGTACTACCAGAAGATGACCGATAAGAAGTTCCGGGATTGGAACGACGTGCCGGATGATCTGAAGAAGACCTTCGATCGGCTAGGGGTGCCCGAAGCCGAACGGAAGTATCTGGCCGGGTCGTCGGCGCAGTACGAATCCGAAGTGGTCTACCACAACATGCGTGATGATTTTGCTAAACTGGGGATCATCTTCACCGATACTGACACCGCGTTGCACGACTATCCGGAACTGTTCAAGAAGTGGTTCGGCAAGCTAGTCCAACCAACGGATAACAAGTTTGCGGCGCTAAACGCGGCCGTATGGTCCGGCGGGTCGTTTATCTACGTGCCCAAGGGCGTGCAAACCCAGACGCCGATTCAATCGTATTTCCGGTTAAACGCCGAAAATTCCGGCCAGTTCGAGCGGACCCTGATCATCGTCGATGAGGGGGCGCGGGTAGACTACGTCGAAGGCTGTACCGCCCCGAATTACTCGTCCGACAGCCTGCACGCCGCGGTGGTCGAAGTCAACGTCCAAAAGGATGCGTACTGCCGCTATACCACCATCCAGAACTGGTCGGACAACGTCTACAGCTTAGAAACCAAGCGGGCCGCTGCCGGTCAAAACGCCACCATGGAATGGGTCGACGGGAACCTCGGCTCCAAGGTCACCATGAAGTATCCCAGCGTTTATCTGAACGGTGAGGGCGCGCGGGGGACCATGTTGTCCATTGCCGTGGCCAGTAACGGGATTCACCAGGATTCCGGGGCGCGGATGATCCACAACGCCAAGAATACCTCGAGTTCCATCGTGTCCAAGTCGATTTCTAGGACCGGGGGCTCGACCGATTATCGGGGGACCGTCCGGTTTGGCGAACATGCCGATGGCTCTAAGGCCCACGTGGAATGTGACACCATCATCATGGACGACCAGTCCTCGTCGGATACGATTCCATACAATGAAATTTATAATGCGAACGTCTCGATGGAACACGAAGCCAAGGTCTCGAAGATTTCCGCAGAACAGCTCTATTACCTGATGAGCCGGGGAATTTCGGAAGCCAAGGCCACGGAAATGATCATCATGGGCTTCGTCGAACCGTTCACCAAGCAACTGCCGATGGAATATGCGGTGGAATTGAACCGGTTGATTAGCTTTGAAATGGAAGGGTCGATTGGTTAG
- a CDS encoding substrate-binding domain-containing protein, which produces MRFRHYTAIFAVSDELAIGIMRGLVSIGKRLPMDQSVLGVGNLEIDDYVSPKLSSINIAASNIGRAAFDKLEELAKNPQTAHELLTLPLDITKRFSIKHI; this is translated from the coding sequence GTGCGTTTCCGGCACTATACGGCGATTTTTGCGGTCAGTGACGAACTGGCGATCGGGATTATGCGGGGGCTGGTTTCGATCGGCAAACGTCTGCCGATGGACCAGTCGGTCTTGGGCGTCGGTAATCTGGAAATTGACGATTACGTCTCACCGAAATTGTCGTCAATCAACATTGCGGCTTCTAATATTGGGCGGGCAGCCTTCGACAAGCTCGAGGAGCTGGCGAAAAATCCCCAGACCGCCCACGAGCTGCTCACGTTACCGCTCGATATCACCAAGCGGTTTAGTATTAAGCATATTTAA
- a CDS encoding amino acid ABC transporter substrate-binding protein/permease has product MKKWQVAVVMCLAMLGSWFGLTAHAQVAEYTIATDTTFAPFEFQVKGGQSKGIDIDLLKAIAKKEHFTYQLKALSFNAAVQQLSANQVDGVIAGMNITPAREAVFDFSKPYYTSGVVMAVAKDSTVKNFNDLKGKTVALKTGTAGAAYGKSIQSKYGFKIKYFNDSNTMYNDVKVGNSVACFEDYPVMSYGIKNGIPLKIVSKQYNAGDYGFAVKKGKNAALLKKFNAGLAAIKADGTYQKIINKYLHAKESKITGETASSRTFFGLFSQNLGTLGKGLWMTIELTVISIILATLLGLLLGVLGVMPGKIGPAISSTIIYIFRGMPLMVLAFFIYIGIPDLIGHGFKIPAFIAGMITLMLNEGAYTGAFVKGGFQAVDVGQMEAARSLGLPYWKAMRKVVMPQGIRIMIPSFINQFIITLKDTSILSVIGIVELTQTGTLIIARNFEGFKIWLMIAIIYLIIITLLTWLSNWVQRRIN; this is encoded by the coding sequence ATGAAGAAATGGCAAGTTGCCGTTGTCATGTGTCTCGCTATGCTTGGGAGTTGGTTCGGGTTAACCGCCCACGCCCAGGTCGCGGAATACACCATCGCAACGGATACCACGTTTGCCCCGTTTGAGTTTCAGGTCAAGGGTGGTCAGTCTAAGGGAATTGATATCGACCTCTTAAAGGCCATCGCCAAGAAGGAACACTTTACATATCAGCTGAAGGCTCTGAGCTTCAACGCCGCTGTCCAACAACTGAGTGCAAACCAAGTTGACGGTGTCATTGCCGGGATGAACATCACCCCCGCCCGAGAAGCCGTCTTCGATTTCTCCAAACCCTACTACACGTCCGGGGTGGTCATGGCGGTCGCCAAGGACAGTACCGTGAAGAACTTTAACGACTTGAAAGGTAAAACCGTTGCTTTAAAGACCGGGACGGCGGGGGCCGCCTACGGGAAGTCCATTCAAAGCAAGTATGGCTTTAAGATCAAGTACTTCAACGATTCCAACACCATGTACAACGACGTGAAGGTTGGTAACTCCGTGGCCTGCTTCGAAGATTACCCGGTCATGTCTTACGGGATCAAGAACGGGATTCCTTTGAAGATCGTTTCTAAGCAATACAACGCCGGCGATTATGGCTTTGCCGTCAAGAAGGGCAAGAACGCCGCGTTACTGAAGAAGTTTAACGCCGGACTCGCCGCCATCAAGGCCGACGGGACCTACCAGAAGATCATCAACAAGTACCTCCACGCCAAAGAATCCAAGATTACCGGTGAAACTGCCAGCAGCCGAACCTTCTTCGGCCTGTTCAGTCAAAATCTAGGGACTCTGGGTAAAGGGCTGTGGATGACCATCGAATTGACCGTCATCTCCATCATCCTGGCAACCCTCTTGGGATTACTGCTCGGGGTCTTGGGCGTGATGCCCGGTAAGATTGGGCCGGCCATTTCCAGCACGATCATCTATATCTTCCGGGGGATGCCCCTCATGGTCTTAGCCTTCTTCATCTACATCGGGATTCCCGACCTGATTGGTCACGGCTTTAAGATTCCCGCGTTTATCGCCGGGATGATCACCCTGATGCTTAACGAAGGGGCCTACACCGGCGCGTTCGTCAAGGGTGGTTTTCAAGCCGTCGACGTGGGCCAGATGGAAGCAGCCCGTTCACTAGGGCTCCCTTATTGGAAGGCGATGCGGAAAGTCGTCATGCCCCAAGGAATTCGGATCATGATTCCGTCCTTCATCAATCAATTCATCATTACCTTAAAGGACACCTCGATTCTGTCCGTCATTGGGATTGTCGAATTGACACAGACCGGGACGTTAATCATCGCCCGGAACTTCGAAGGGTTCAAGATCTGGTTAATGATTGCGATCATCTACCTGATCATCATTACCCTGTTGACTTGGTTATCGAATTGGGTTCAAAGGAGGATTAACTAG
- the sufU gene encoding Fe-S cluster assembly sulfur transfer protein SufU, giving the protein MGLSKLNRLYRAVILDHAAHPHHQHALAAATNTITLKNPTCGDVIKLDVKLDATDHIEDIGFTGDGCTISQSSASMMTDAVMGKSKEAALHMAKTFSDMVMGQEHPQADLDQLQDAAILSSVMQFPARIKCATLAWWALQRALLRADQVTKED; this is encoded by the coding sequence ATGGGTCTGTCGAAGCTAAATAGGTTATACCGCGCAGTAATCCTGGATCATGCGGCGCACCCGCACCATCAACACGCCCTTGCGGCGGCCACCAATACCATCACGCTGAAGAACCCGACTTGCGGGGATGTGATCAAGCTGGACGTTAAGCTGGACGCCACCGACCACATTGAAGACATCGGCTTTACCGGGGATGGCTGCACCATCAGTCAGTCGTCGGCCAGCATGATGACCGATGCCGTCATGGGTAAGAGTAAGGAAGCGGCGCTGCACATGGCCAAGACCTTCTCCGACATGGTCATGGGTCAGGAGCATCCGCAGGCCGATCTGGATCAACTACAAGATGCCGCTATCCTGTCGAGTGTCATGCAGTTTCCGGCCCGGATCAAGTGTGCCACCCTTGCTTGGTGGGCCTTACAACGGGCGTTACTGCGAGCAGATCAAGTCACGAAGGAGGATTAA
- a CDS encoding pyridoxamine 5'-phosphate oxidase family protein, producing MFREMRLKDQQLSAADSRQILKTADYGTLALLDADYPYATPISYVYDPDQDKIYLHGAPTGQRHDLLTRNSAVVFSVVGGHQILAHQYTMAYRSVLVYGHIQALTNPAAIQHAMELVSEKYAPGLLAGGRKYIASAKGQFEAYALTIDHLTGKRSTEPLTNN from the coding sequence ATGTTTAGAGAAATGCGCTTAAAAGATCAACAATTGAGTGCTGCGGACAGTCGGCAGATTTTAAAAACCGCCGATTACGGCACCTTGGCACTACTCGACGCGGATTACCCCTACGCCACGCCAATCAGCTACGTCTACGATCCAGATCAGGATAAAATCTACCTGCACGGGGCACCCACGGGGCAACGTCACGATCTGTTGACCCGCAACTCGGCCGTGGTCTTCTCGGTGGTCGGCGGACACCAAATTCTGGCTCACCAATACACCATGGCTTACCGCAGCGTTCTGGTCTACGGCCACATTCAGGCACTGACGAATCCTGCCGCAATTCAACACGCCATGGAACTCGTGTCTGAGAAGTACGCACCGGGTCTACTAGCAGGTGGCCGCAAGTATATTGCCTCTGCCAAGGGCCAGTTTGAAGCTTATGCATTAACGATCGACCATCTGACGGGGAAACGCTCCACCGAACCCCTGACTAACAACTAA
- a CDS encoding acetyl-CoA C-acetyltransferase: MADDVVIMSAVRTPIGKFGRNFKSVSAVQLGTIAARAAILRSGVDPAHIQQAIFGTVLQAGLGQNLARQVSLNAGLDVRSTAMTVNQVCGSSLKAIRLGQAAILMGDADAVLVGGAENMSQAPYLDRETRWGHKMGDYELTDSLLSDGLMDAFNQIPMGITAENVATEFQVSRADQDALALRSQENAVRAQAEHRFDAEIVPVTVGDHVVAVDEAVRANTSAAKLAALTPAFKANGTVTAGNAAGLNDGAAAMVLMRKSTADAAGLPYLAVIKNYQESGIDPAIMGYAPTTAIRQVLARQHWTVADLDRIELNEAFAAQSVAIARDLKLPVEKLNVNGGSIALGHPLGASGTRIVVTLIHELIRANLHRGLASMCIGGGMGMALLIERP, encoded by the coding sequence ATGGCAGATGACGTTGTAATTATGAGTGCCGTGCGCACTCCGATCGGGAAGTTTGGGCGCAATTTCAAGTCCGTTTCCGCCGTGCAACTCGGCACCATCGCCGCGCGCGCCGCGATTCTACGGAGCGGGGTCGATCCCGCCCACATTCAACAGGCGATTTTTGGGACGGTGCTTCAGGCTGGTCTCGGGCAAAATCTCGCCCGCCAGGTCAGCTTGAACGCCGGGCTCGACGTGCGGAGTACCGCCATGACCGTGAACCAGGTGTGCGGTTCTAGCCTCAAAGCCATCCGGCTAGGTCAGGCCGCCATCCTAATGGGTGACGCCGACGCCGTGCTGGTGGGCGGTGCCGAGAATATGAGCCAGGCCCCCTACCTGGACCGCGAGACCCGCTGGGGCCATAAGATGGGCGACTACGAGCTGACCGACAGTCTGCTCTCCGATGGCCTGATGGACGCGTTTAACCAGATTCCGATGGGGATCACCGCCGAAAACGTCGCCACCGAATTTCAGGTGAGCCGGGCCGACCAGGACGCCTTGGCCCTGCGCTCCCAAGAAAATGCCGTCCGCGCCCAGGCCGAACACCGCTTTGACGCCGAGATTGTCCCGGTAACCGTGGGTGATCACGTCGTCGCCGTCGATGAGGCCGTCCGGGCCAACACCTCGGCAGCTAAATTGGCGGCCCTCACCCCCGCCTTTAAGGCCAACGGGACCGTCACGGCGGGTAACGCGGCTGGACTCAACGACGGGGCCGCCGCCATGGTTTTAATGCGTAAATCCACGGCCGATGCGGCGGGGCTGCCCTACTTAGCCGTGATTAAGAATTACCAAGAAAGCGGCATCGATCCCGCCATCATGGGCTACGCGCCCACCACGGCCATTCGGCAGGTGCTGGCTCGTCAGCACTGGACGGTAGCCGATCTGGATCGCATCGAACTCAACGAGGCCTTTGCCGCCCAATCCGTGGCCATCGCCCGTGACCTAAAACTACCGGTTGAGAAGCTCAACGTTAACGGTGGCAGCATTGCCCTGGGACATCCCCTGGGGGCCTCGGGAACCCGCATCGTGGTCACCTTAATCCACGAATTGATCCGCGCCAATCTGCACCGGGGGCTCGCCTCGATGTGTATCGGGGGTGGCATGGGCATGGCCCTTTTGATTGAACGCCCCTAG